One genomic window of Ruminococcus gauvreauii includes the following:
- a CDS encoding MraY family glycosyltransferase: protein MYNIFNHYLSTNQIVMLGILITFILTFLALKFPLPFLPSDQGRAFAVNGNLSKGKIRGVGLTFVICFIVSSVLFMPLDREYIIYLILLACIMLSGYLDDASDKPWSDYKKGLIDLIISAVTMLTFLNYNPTAIYIGGMELIIPKAVYIILGIVLIWISINVTNCSDGVDGLCASLCCVAILSFSLIFREALGNYVIADFLFVAVLFAYLYFNTSPSSMLMGDAGSRALGFYLAIIAMKSQHPFVYLLLAGMLIIDGGLGLVKIFLKRFLKISILKNTRTPIHDHVRIKFKWSDTQVVVRFLIAQVLLGLVAFLIVS from the coding sequence ATGTACAATATATTTAATCATTATTTAAGCACGAACCAGATAGTCATGCTGGGCATACTTATTACGTTCATCCTCACATTTCTGGCATTGAAATTTCCGCTGCCGTTTCTGCCGAGTGACCAGGGAAGAGCATTTGCAGTAAATGGGAACCTGTCGAAAGGAAAGATCAGAGGCGTTGGTCTGACATTTGTCATATGTTTCATTGTCAGCAGCGTTCTTTTTATGCCGCTGGACCGTGAGTACATCATTTATCTGATACTGCTTGCATGCATTATGCTGAGCGGCTATCTGGATGATGCGTCTGACAAACCATGGAGTGATTATAAGAAGGGCCTGATCGATCTGATCATCTCTGCCGTCACCATGCTTACTTTTTTAAACTATAATCCGACGGCGATTTATATCGGAGGCATGGAGCTGATCATTCCGAAAGCGGTATACATCATTCTTGGAATTGTCCTGATCTGGATATCTATCAATGTCACGAACTGTTCAGACGGCGTCGACGGATTGTGTGCCAGCCTCTGCTGCGTTGCGATCCTGTCGTTCAGTCTGATCTTTCGTGAGGCACTGGGAAATTATGTGATCGCCGACTTTCTCTTTGTCGCGGTACTGTTTGCATACCTGTATTTTAACACCTCGCCGAGCAGTATGCTGATGGGGGATGCGGGATCAAGGGCTCTGGGATTTTATCTCGCGATCATTGCGATGAAATCACAGCATCCGTTTGTTTATCTGCTCCTTGCAGGAATGCTGATCATCGACGGAGGACTCGGACTGGTCAAGATCTTCCTGAAAAGGTTTTTGAAAATCTCCATACTGAAAAATACGCGTACCCCAATCCATGACCATGTAAGGATTAAATTCAAATGGTCGGACACGCAGGTGGTGGTGCGTTTCCTGATCGCACAGGTGCTTCTTGGGCTGGTAGCGTTTCTGATAGTCTCATAA
- a CDS encoding recombinase family protein: MYDYERLNQEKKTAGKRKRVAAYCRVSTDSDDQTNSFESQRTFFRQYIERNPDWELFEIYADEGISGTSTRKRRAFNRMIRSARDGEIDLIITKEISRFARNTLDSIYYTRDLKKRGIAVIFLNDNINTMDGDAELRLAIMSSIAQEESRRTSERVKWGQKRRMEQGVVFGRSMLGYRVRDGGMYLEEEGARIVRLIFQKYVEEGKGTHVIARELGEAGILPMCGGEWQSSVILRILRNEKYCGDLVQKKTYTPDFLSHEKKYNYGQEEFVILRDHHEPIISREMFEKANSILDSRSHSQEGKKKHSSRYTFSGKIKCGCCGSSYVSRCKKRKDGSSYQLWRCLEAVRHGTPRTDESGNVTGCAGCSIRNEDVLHIMAAACNLLTYDRRKIERTILAVVRSVTVKDGEEIGQIADAVREMTGDMEHEDEFYRQLLEKIVVGNEDSIEVYLKKFPFKLSFGNAD, translated from the coding sequence GTGTATGATTACGAACGCTTAAACCAGGAGAAGAAGACGGCCGGAAAGAGGAAGCGTGTCGCTGCGTACTGCAGGGTGTCGACGGACAGCGACGACCAGACAAATTCTTTTGAGAGCCAGCGTACGTTTTTCAGGCAGTATATTGAGCGCAATCCCGACTGGGAGCTGTTTGAAATCTATGCCGACGAGGGGATATCCGGGACCAGTACAAGAAAGCGCAGGGCATTTAACCGGATGATCAGGAGTGCCCGCGATGGCGAAATTGATCTGATCATCACGAAAGAGATCTCACGGTTTGCGAGGAACACGCTTGACAGTATCTATTATACGCGTGATCTTAAAAAGCGCGGCATAGCTGTTATTTTTCTGAATGACAATATCAATACCATGGACGGTGACGCCGAACTTCGCCTTGCGATCATGTCCTCCATCGCACAGGAAGAGAGCCGCCGGACCTCAGAGCGTGTGAAATGGGGGCAGAAGCGCCGGATGGAACAGGGCGTCGTATTCGGCAGAAGCATGCTGGGATACCGGGTCCGGGACGGGGGCATGTATCTCGAGGAGGAAGGAGCCCGGATCGTGCGGCTTATCTTTCAGAAATATGTTGAGGAGGGGAAGGGAACGCATGTGATCGCACGGGAGCTTGGGGAAGCCGGGATATTGCCCATGTGCGGCGGGGAATGGCAGAGTTCGGTGATCCTGCGCATCCTTCGGAATGAGAAATACTGCGGTGATCTGGTGCAGAAAAAGACTTATACGCCTGATTTTCTGTCACATGAAAAGAAGTATAACTACGGGCAGGAAGAATTCGTGATCCTCAGAGACCACCATGAACCGATCATCTCAAGGGAAATGTTTGAAAAAGCCAACAGTATTCTGGACAGCCGCTCCCATTCACAGGAGGGAAAGAAAAAGCACAGCAGCCGCTATACATTCTCGGGAAAGATAAAGTGCGGATGCTGCGGTTCGAGTTACGTCTCCAGATGTAAAAAAAGAAAAGACGGCAGCAGCTATCAGTTATGGCGCTGCCTTGAAGCAGTCCGGCACGGCACTCCCCGCACAGACGAGAGTGGAAATGTGACCGGCTGTGCAGGCTGCAGCATACGCAATGAGGATGTTCTTCACATCATGGCAGCAGCATGTAATCTGTTGACTTATGACAGAAGAAAGATAGAAAGAACAATTCTCGCTGTGGTCAGGTCTGTGACGGTCAAAGACGGTGAAGAGATCGGACAGATTGCAGACGCTGTCCGTGAGATGACGGGTGATATGGAACATGAAGATGAATTTTACCGACAGCTGCTGGAGAAAATAGTGGTGGGGAACGAAGACAGTATCGAAGTCTATCTTAAGAAATTCCCTTTCAAATTAAGCTTTGGAAATGCGGATTGA
- a CDS encoding ABC transporter ATP-binding protein, translated as MAAISLSNVKKIYPNGYEAVKDFNLDIEDKEFIIFVGPSGCGKSTTLRMIAGLESITEGEVVIDGKKVNDEEPKDRDIAMVFQNYALYPHMTVYDNMAFSLKMRKIPKMEIDQAVRNAAKILDLEDLLGRRPKALSGGQRQRVAMGRAIVRNPRVFLMDEPLSNLDAKLRVQMRLEIAKLHSRLGATIIYVTHDQTEAMTLGTRIVVMKDGDIMQVDTPKNVYDCPKNLFVAGFIGSPQMNFLRGNIREQQDGIVFETGDRKFKIPVMKAEILKNEGYKGKEVIMGIRSEDIRVARWNTDDDGHVLPAEVKAYELLGAEACLYTEFQGDDLVCRVRPDTPAKKGDVITLTFDMDKAHFFDVNTEQNIMAPNA; from the coding sequence ATGGCGGCGATATCATTAAGTAATGTCAAAAAGATATATCCCAACGGATATGAGGCTGTAAAAGATTTCAATCTGGACATCGAGGATAAGGAATTTATTATCTTTGTGGGTCCGTCCGGCTGTGGAAAATCTACGACGCTCCGTATGATTGCCGGGCTGGAATCGATCACGGAGGGCGAGGTGGTGATCGACGGAAAAAAAGTGAATGACGAAGAGCCAAAAGACAGGGACATTGCCATGGTATTCCAGAACTATGCACTGTATCCGCATATGACGGTATATGACAATATGGCTTTTTCGCTGAAGATGAGAAAAATACCTAAAATGGAAATCGATCAGGCCGTCCGAAATGCCGCAAAGATTCTGGATCTGGAGGATCTTCTCGGCAGAAGACCGAAAGCACTGTCCGGAGGTCAGAGACAGCGTGTAGCCATGGGACGGGCGATCGTCAGAAACCCCAGGGTTTTTCTGATGGATGAACCGCTTTCCAATCTGGATGCCAAGCTGCGTGTCCAGATGCGGCTTGAAATCGCGAAGCTTCACAGCCGTCTGGGTGCGACTATCATCTATGTGACGCATGATCAGACGGAGGCGATGACGCTTGGAACGAGAATTGTGGTGATGAAGGACGGAGATATCATGCAGGTGGATACGCCGAAAAATGTCTATGACTGTCCGAAGAACCTCTTTGTTGCCGGATTCATCGGATCTCCCCAGATGAATTTCCTGAGGGGAAACATCCGGGAGCAGCAGGATGGTATCGTATTTGAAACAGGAGACCGGAAGTTTAAGATACCTGTGATGAAGGCGGAAATATTGAAAAACGAAGGGTACAAAGGAAAAGAAGTCATCATGGGAATCCGTTCGGAAGATATCCGGGTTGCCCGGTGGAATACGGATGATGACGGGCATGTACTGCCGGCCGAGGTAAAAGCATATGAACTGCTAGGAGCGGAAGCCTGCCTCTACACAGAGTTTCAGGGAGACGATCTGGTATGCCGTGTGAGGCCGGATACACCCGCTAAGAAGGGAGATGTGATAACACTCACATTTGATATGGACAAAGCGCATTTTTTTGATGTCAATACCGAACAGAATATAATGGCTCCGAACGCCTGA
- a CDS encoding ABC transporter permease, translating into MHRRKKILIPLLMSGGLCLAVLGIMIYKAAGQPGIARWELKRAAVYDENMSLSLTRMREEGYDVVLWKENKLETVMNPDYGRSTDVKTIGVAGDCSILFPNSNGLLAGEAGYCILGEKTAWQLFGSTKVAGRSVLINEKTYQIAGIQYQEEELCVYELTPDTGQEAAFAAMQYDKREQKDMGKRRIEMLCGLTLIPCE; encoded by the coding sequence ATGCATAGAAGGAAAAAGATTCTGATCCCGCTTCTGATGTCAGGGGGGTTATGCCTTGCGGTGCTGGGGATCATGATTTATAAAGCAGCCGGGCAGCCGGGGATTGCCAGATGGGAGCTGAAACGCGCGGCAGTGTATGATGAGAACATGAGTCTTAGCCTGACACGGATGAGGGAAGAGGGGTATGATGTTGTCTTATGGAAGGAGAATAAGTTGGAGACCGTAATGAATCCTGATTACGGCAGAAGTACTGATGTGAAAACGATCGGAGTTGCAGGAGACTGTTCCATACTGTTTCCGAACAGTAACGGGTTACTGGCGGGAGAGGCAGGATACTGTATCCTGGGAGAAAAGACCGCGTGGCAGCTCTTCGGAAGTACAAAAGTGGCCGGCAGGAGCGTACTGATTAATGAAAAGACCTATCAGATTGCCGGAATTCAATATCAGGAGGAAGAGCTGTGTGTCTATGAGCTGACACCGGACACGGGACAGGAGGCGGCGTTTGCCGCCATGCAGTACGATAAACGGGAACAAAAAGATATGGGGAAACGCAGGATTGAAATGCTGTGCGGTCTGACGCTGATCCCCTGTGAATGA
- a CDS encoding efflux RND transporter periplasmic adaptor subunit: MKTVNWSTYEKNRKKAVWFFAAFLIIMLLCTIISRGIYAWQMPRIQIGKAEQRSISHTVTADGKIEADKGKAVVVEAGIRIAEVCVTVGEKIQNNTVLLRLDTEDLKKLIEETTVQLEAQQQKLAAQKAGRNAEEQAAQAARERALQDLENTIAVQDEAVNRAWQEYSDAEYELSDYPSWESYQEMNENADTIAWEQGLKQLEEALSQKEEALYHAEVERDKAVVQARRAVEDAENKAPADESGITEAEQAASQLETKLTAYQKLQENDGQVVSTAAGNVGKVCVAAGDRTADSAAVILSDGSEGWNFKAVLSEEQADYVKTGSKVTLKFQNDRIQKENCEVSAVTQREEGGYEAVVKVTDEALSLGENGKMELTEQSGPYPCCIPLSALYADNDKNYILIVRETETILGTELSVVRQDVTVRDKNEGSAALEDGSLGANDQFVVFSSKEVSPGDKVRLMEEGDA, translated from the coding sequence ATGAAAACAGTGAACTGGAGTACATACGAAAAAAACAGAAAAAAGGCGGTCTGGTTTTTCGCAGCATTTCTGATTATCATGCTGCTGTGCACGATCATATCGCGGGGGATTTATGCCTGGCAAATGCCCAGGATACAGATCGGAAAAGCAGAGCAGCGAAGCATTTCACACACGGTTACGGCTGACGGAAAAATCGAGGCGGACAAAGGCAAAGCGGTGGTTGTCGAAGCGGGAATCCGGATAGCGGAAGTCTGCGTCACAGTTGGCGAGAAAATTCAGAACAATACGGTGCTGCTCCGGCTGGATACGGAGGATCTGAAGAAACTCATTGAGGAGACCACGGTTCAGCTTGAGGCACAGCAGCAGAAACTGGCGGCACAAAAAGCCGGCAGAAATGCGGAGGAACAGGCCGCACAGGCTGCAAGGGAACGCGCACTTCAGGATCTGGAGAATACGATCGCCGTTCAGGATGAAGCTGTAAACAGGGCCTGGCAGGAGTATTCTGATGCAGAATATGAGCTGTCAGACTATCCGTCCTGGGAAAGCTACCAGGAAATGAATGAGAATGCTGATACGATTGCATGGGAACAGGGGCTGAAACAGCTGGAGGAGGCGTTGTCACAGAAGGAGGAGGCACTCTATCATGCGGAGGTGGAGCGTGACAAGGCGGTTGTGCAGGCCCGCCGGGCGGTAGAAGATGCGGAAAATAAGGCTCCCGCCGATGAGAGCGGTATCACAGAGGCGGAGCAGGCAGCTTCGCAGCTGGAGACAAAGCTCACAGCGTATCAGAAACTGCAGGAAAACGATGGTCAGGTCGTGAGCACGGCGGCGGGAAATGTGGGAAAGGTCTGTGTCGCAGCGGGTGACCGCACGGCGGACAGCGCAGCCGTGATCCTGTCGGACGGATCTGAGGGGTGGAATTTTAAGGCTGTACTTTCAGAAGAACAGGCAGATTACGTGAAAACGGGAAGTAAGGTGACCCTGAAATTTCAAAATGACAGGATACAGAAAGAGAACTGCGAGGTGAGCGCTGTGACCCAGAGGGAAGAAGGGGGATATGAGGCTGTTGTGAAAGTAACGGATGAGGCGCTTTCACTCGGAGAGAACGGTAAGATGGAACTGACGGAACAGTCGGGGCCGTATCCGTGCTGCATCCCGCTCTCTGCGCTGTACGCGGATAATGACAAGAATTATATTCTGATCGTCCGGGAGACCGAAACGATTCTGGGAACCGAGCTCAGTGTCGTAAGGCAGGACGTGACCGTCCGGGATAAAAATGAAGGCAGTGCTGCGCTTGAGGATGGCTCACTCGGAGCAAATGATCAGTTTGTTGTATTTTCCAGCAAGGAAGTGTCCCCGGGTGATAAGGTGCGGCTGATGGAGGAAGGAGATGCATAG
- a CDS encoding carbohydrate ABC transporter permease has protein sequence MKKICWKMGLALSAVIICSPVFLTVLGSLKSGNELAASLAPVLNGTSGMIEWKLFPLYPTLIHFVKLLIWTPDFFTVFWNSMKIVGTILAGQLVFAVPAAWAFAAFRFKGRKLLFTLYVILMLLPFQVTMLPSYLVLDGMNLMNTHAAVILPAVFSTFPVFLIYRSFTAIPRELIEAAKIDGAGELAVFWKVGIPLGSPGILSAVVLGFLEYWNMMEQPLAFLQDKTLWPLSLYLPEVGAGQAGIALAASVIALIPAVFVFVIGQDYLEQGIISSGIKE, from the coding sequence TTGAAAAAGATATGTTGGAAGATGGGGCTGGCGTTATCGGCTGTCATCATCTGCTCACCGGTGTTCCTCACAGTCCTGGGGTCTCTGAAGAGTGGAAATGAACTGGCGGCAAGCCTGGCGCCAGTGTTAAACGGAACAAGCGGTATGATAGAATGGAAGCTTTTTCCGCTGTATCCGACATTGATTCATTTTGTGAAACTGTTGATCTGGACTCCGGACTTTTTTACGGTGTTCTGGAACTCCATGAAGATCGTAGGTACCATACTCGCGGGACAGCTGGTATTTGCGGTCCCGGCGGCGTGGGCATTCGCAGCATTTCGATTTAAAGGAAGAAAATTGTTGTTTACGCTCTACGTTATATTGATGCTGCTTCCGTTTCAGGTGACGATGCTTCCTTCCTATCTGGTGCTGGACGGCATGAATCTGATGAATACCCATGCGGCAGTCATTCTGCCGGCAGTTTTTTCTACCTTTCCGGTATTTCTCATATACCGCAGCTTTACAGCGATACCGAGAGAACTGATAGAAGCAGCCAAGATTGACGGCGCCGGCGAGCTGGCGGTTTTTTGGAAAGTCGGGATCCCTCTGGGATCGCCGGGCATCTTATCAGCAGTGGTTCTGGGATTTCTGGAATATTGGAATATGATGGAGCAGCCCCTTGCATTTCTGCAGGATAAAACCCTGTGGCCGCTTTCTCTGTACCTGCCTGAGGTCGGAGCGGGGCAGGCGGGGATTGCGCTTGCGGCATCCGTGATTGCGCTGATACCGGCAGTGTTTGTGTTTGTCATTGGACAGGATTACCTGGAGCAGGGGATTATTTCATCGGGAATCAAGGAATGA
- a CDS encoding carbohydrate ABC transporter permease — MKIVRRKLYRKFRFIYRSRIWFLLPSLAGVAVFVLIPFADVGKRSFQTAVTGKFCGIANYREIFTNQAFLAAVKNTLKFVAVGLPLLLVISLAISLALNGCKRIRGLKSVYLLPMAVPTAAVVLIWKMMFHVNGLLNAGLASLGIQAVDWLGSDASFWVLIISYLWKNMGYTIILWLAGLHNVPEELKEAARVDGASEFQCFFHVVLPGLKPVLYTITVLSFLNSFKVFREAYLVAGAYPQQNMYLLQHIFNNWFTKLEIDKMAAAAVCITVIFVAFVLLLQHFWERQED, encoded by the coding sequence TTGAAGATTGTACGCAGGAAATTGTACAGAAAATTTCGATTCATTTACAGGAGTAGAATATGGTTTTTGCTTCCGAGCCTGGCGGGGGTGGCCGTCTTTGTACTGATACCGTTTGCGGATGTGGGGAAGCGTTCGTTCCAGACAGCAGTTACCGGAAAGTTCTGCGGGATTGCGAATTACCGGGAGATTTTTACGAATCAGGCGTTCCTGGCAGCGGTCAAAAATACGTTGAAATTTGTGGCCGTCGGGCTTCCGCTGCTGCTTGTGATCTCGCTTGCGATTTCACTGGCGTTAAATGGATGTAAAAGGATCAGGGGATTAAAATCAGTGTACCTGCTGCCGATGGCAGTGCCCACGGCAGCGGTGGTACTGATCTGGAAGATGATGTTTCATGTAAACGGCCTGCTCAATGCCGGGCTTGCATCTCTGGGCATCCAAGCGGTGGACTGGCTGGGGAGTGATGCGTCTTTCTGGGTGCTGATCATCAGCTATCTGTGGAAGAACATGGGATACACCATCATACTCTGGCTGGCAGGGCTGCATAATGTGCCGGAGGAGTTGAAAGAGGCTGCCAGGGTCGATGGTGCATCGGAGTTTCAGTGTTTTTTCCATGTGGTGCTCCCGGGACTGAAGCCGGTACTGTATACCATTACAGTATTATCCTTTTTGAATTCCTTTAAAGTGTTCCGGGAGGCCTATCTGGTGGCAGGCGCCTATCCGCAGCAGAACATGTACCTGCTCCAGCACATCTTTAACAACTGGTTTACCAAGCTGGAGATTGACAAAATGGCGGCAGCCGCGGTCTGCATCACGGTTATATTTGTAGCATTCGTGTTGCTCCTGCAGCATTTCTGGGAGAGACAGGAGGATTGA
- a CDS encoding extracellular solute-binding protein: MKSKKIPWHRVLLAGILTVALMGCSRAESGQNTDAGQSTGGNAENTADAKGRYVETQLPTPEGFSGVGCIGRLQDGSLLLIDKKEGTKSSSDDGGKSWSTDTLTELKTLTDQDADITGTAIAPDGGIFISYILWEESTSEKTYPEKYIYLDADGTVHNAEFGLEGYNTSVMDSVITADGRVFVITNSYDVYELDVRQQTHQQLFTPDDMRDVGMYVCGNSLVVQNGQKAYFYNLESGELNTPDEVLNSFIGEQTEQKAGIAMCASDDKDGNQTLYLAAGGGIYGHVLGGSVMEQLADGALTNLGDPSKAPAWMSRNEDGSFLIFYRDGALCSYVYDPDISAVPEQLLTIYTLYDNETVRQAISCYRAENPDTFIRLEIGVSEANGVTANDAVKNLNTQLLAGKGPDMILLNGMPADAYIEKGILMDLSDFVAELSGNYFEGILKGYQSEEGIFILPFRFDVPLLTGNESWLSEISDLKSLADTAEAIADSPETEESVLGSYTAGELLEKLYLTSAGAWTSEDGNVNEDSLQEFLTQAKRIYGAEQKNLDEEELSNHQKMYEEFLAFYQDEQRAKDNLLSNGPQSAWQIERRQVLTAGILGSMSELNSILAVNRQMEGNTYRAFNGQSADVFSPSGLIGVSVNSENQELAMSWMETLLGTEVQSKDLEDGFPVNAEAFDSFAANPNPGSMEGAGLTDRDGNEISLDIVWPDDAEKKQFRDLIETLKVPAVTDDSLKEEIIAIGAQALTGEKEIEDCTQEIVQKISIHLQE; the protein is encoded by the coding sequence ATGAAATCGAAAAAGATACCGTGGCATCGTGTGCTGCTTGCAGGAATACTGACAGTGGCATTGATGGGCTGCAGCAGGGCGGAAAGCGGACAGAATACGGACGCCGGACAGAGCACCGGCGGTAATGCCGAGAATACGGCGGATGCAAAGGGAAGATACGTCGAAACACAGCTTCCCACGCCGGAAGGGTTTTCCGGTGTGGGGTGCATCGGCCGTCTGCAGGATGGCAGTCTGCTCCTCATTGACAAAAAAGAAGGCACAAAAAGCAGTTCAGACGACGGGGGGAAATCGTGGAGTACGGATACTCTGACAGAATTAAAAACACTGACGGACCAGGACGCGGATATCACCGGCACGGCTATCGCGCCGGACGGAGGGATTTTTATCTCCTATATTTTGTGGGAAGAATCAACGAGTGAAAAAACTTACCCTGAAAAATACATCTATCTGGATGCCGATGGTACTGTGCATAATGCCGAGTTTGGACTGGAGGGTTACAACACCAGCGTGATGGATAGTGTGATTACCGCAGACGGCAGGGTGTTTGTCATTACGAACAGCTATGATGTCTACGAGCTGGATGTCAGACAGCAGACACATCAGCAGCTGTTTACTCCGGATGATATGCGGGATGTGGGGATGTATGTCTGCGGGAATTCGCTGGTAGTACAGAATGGGCAGAAAGCCTACTTCTACAATCTGGAGAGCGGCGAGCTTAACACGCCGGATGAAGTGCTCAATTCATTTATCGGCGAGCAGACAGAGCAAAAAGCGGGCATTGCAATGTGCGCCTCAGATGATAAGGACGGAAACCAGACATTATATCTGGCGGCAGGGGGCGGAATCTACGGACATGTGCTGGGAGGCAGCGTCATGGAACAGCTGGCAGACGGAGCACTGACTAACCTCGGGGATCCGTCAAAGGCGCCCGCATGGATGAGCAGGAATGAGGACGGTTCGTTTCTGATCTTTTACCGCGACGGGGCACTCTGTTCTTACGTATATGATCCGGATATTTCAGCCGTTCCGGAACAACTGCTTACGATATACACGCTGTACGACAATGAGACGGTGCGCCAGGCGATCAGCTGCTACCGCGCAGAGAATCCGGATACGTTTATCCGGCTCGAGATCGGGGTCAGTGAGGCGAACGGTGTGACCGCAAATGATGCCGTCAAGAACCTGAATACACAGCTGCTTGCAGGAAAAGGGCCGGACATGATACTGCTTAATGGAATGCCGGCAGATGCCTACATCGAAAAGGGAATCCTGATGGATCTGAGCGATTTTGTAGCAGAGCTTTCGGGAAATTACTTCGAAGGGATTTTAAAAGGATATCAGTCAGAAGAAGGAATTTTCATCCTGCCATTCAGGTTTGATGTGCCGCTTCTGACCGGCAATGAATCCTGGCTGTCAGAGATTTCAGATCTGAAGAGCCTTGCAGATACGGCAGAGGCGATCGCTGATTCACCGGAGACGGAGGAGTCCGTACTGGGTTCCTACACTGCCGGGGAGCTGCTGGAAAAGCTGTATTTAACCTCGGCCGGTGCATGGACTTCGGAGGATGGGAACGTGAATGAGGACAGTCTGCAGGAATTCCTGACGCAGGCGAAGCGGATCTATGGGGCGGAGCAGAAAAACCTGGATGAAGAGGAACTGTCGAATCATCAGAAGATGTATGAGGAATTTCTTGCTTTTTATCAGGATGAACAGCGGGCGAAGGATAACCTGCTGAGCAATGGACCACAGTCTGCGTGGCAGATAGAGAGAAGGCAGGTTCTGACAGCGGGGATTCTGGGCAGTATGTCTGAACTGAATTCTATCCTGGCAGTCAACCGGCAAATGGAGGGGAATACTTACCGGGCGTTTAACGGACAGTCTGCAGATGTATTCTCTCCGTCGGGGCTCATCGGCGTCAGCGTAAACTCTGAAAACCAGGAGCTTGCCATGTCATGGATGGAAACGCTGCTCGGCACGGAAGTACAGAGTAAAGATCTGGAAGATGGTTTTCCCGTCAATGCAGAGGCTTTTGACAGCTTTGCCGCCAATCCCAATCCGGGATCAATGGAGGGGGCAGGGCTTACGGACAGGGATGGAAATGAGATATCCCTCGATATCGTCTGGCCGGATGACGCGGAGAAGAAGCAGTTCAGGGACCTGATCGAGACTCTTAAGGTACCGGCGGTTACAGACGACAGCCTGAAAGAAGAGATCATTGCCATCGGTGCGCAGGCTCTGACAGGAGAGAAAGAGATTGAAGATTGTACGCAGGAAATTGTACAGAAAATTTCGATTCATTTACAGGAGTAG
- a CDS encoding response regulator transcription factor, which yields MRILLIEDDQALRYSLEYQLKDAGYLVDTCEDGEDAFYYIKQSIYDLILLDRMLPHVDGMTILKKLRASGSSTPVIFLTALGELEDKINGLNTGADDYLVKPFAFEELLARMRCISRRPRKCEEVESLTFGDITYSVTENVLTGPEGSCTLSKKEGAMFEVLLRNSGQILPRMTLLTRVWGPDADVEEGNLDNYMYFIRRRLRQAASSVKIKTIRGVGYQLEE from the coding sequence ATGAGAATACTACTGATTGAAGATGACCAGGCACTGAGATATTCCCTCGAATACCAGCTGAAGGACGCGGGTTATCTGGTTGATACCTGCGAAGACGGCGAAGACGCTTTTTATTATATTAAACAAAGCATCTATGATCTGATCCTGCTGGACCGTATGCTTCCGCATGTGGACGGGATGACGATTTTAAAGAAACTTCGCGCTTCCGGCAGTTCTACACCCGTTATCTTCCTGACCGCCCTTGGCGAGTTGGAAGACAAAATCAATGGTCTGAACACAGGAGCAGATGATTATCTGGTGAAGCCATTTGCCTTTGAGGAGCTGCTGGCGCGGATGCGCTGCATCAGCAGGCGTCCCAGAAAATGTGAAGAGGTAGAATCGCTGACTTTTGGGGATATCACGTATTCTGTAACGGAGAATGTTCTGACCGGCCCTGAGGGCAGCTGCACCCTGTCCAAAAAGGAGGGAGCCATGTTCGAGGTTCTGCTGCGAAACAGCGGTCAGATACTTCCCCGCATGACACTGCTTACCCGGGTATGGGGCCCGGATGCGGATGTAGAAGAGGGAAACCTTGATAACTATATGTATTTCATCCGCCGACGCTTACGGCAGGCTGCATCTTCGGTAAAAATCAAAACCATACGCGGTGTCGGATATCAGCTGGAGGAGTGA